Genomic segment of Candidatus Hydrogenedentota bacterium:
AGGGCTCCATCACCACGGCGGCCAGCCGATCGCCATGCTCCGCGAGGATCGCCTCGAAGGCCGGAATGTCATTGGCTATAAACGCCACAGTGGAGCCGCGCAGTCCGGCGGGCACACCCTCCGGCGACAGCCCCGGCAGCAGGTGGCCTTTGAGGGCATCGCTCTCCCCCAGGTTGGCGGCGAGATACCAGTCCTGCCAGCCATGGTAGCCGCAGATGGCGATCACGTCGCGACCGGTGGTGGCGCGGGCGATGCGCGCCGCGATGGCGCAGACCTCCCCGCCGGTTCGGGCAAAGCGTACCTGCTCCGCCCAGGGATGAAGGGCACAGAGACGGTCCGCCAGTTCCACTTCTTCCGGCGGGTTCAGTGTGCACATGCTGCCATGGGCGATGCGCCGCGTGACCTGCTCGGTGACGGCGGGATGGGCAAAACCCAGCAGACAGGCGCCAATACCGTTGAGAGACATATCGACGTAGCGCCGGTCATCCAGATCCCACACCTCGCAGCCGTGCGCACGGCTGAAATAGGCGGGCCACTGTCCGGGGGCAAAGCCCTCGGGGCGCTTGCTGAGCAATTGGACCCCGCCGGGAATCCTGGTTCGGGCGTGGGTGTAGCGTGACTGCGTCTTGTTGTCCGTCATGGGGCATTGGATCCGGGTGTCGGGGGTCGTGTGGTGGCGCTGAAAGGGGGCGGCCTCCCACGCTGCGGGCGCGTGTGTACGCACGATAGTTCACCGCCTTCGGGGGAATCAAGCCCCTCGAGGCCGGACACCACCGAACCAGGAAACTTTCCGCGGGCTCGGATGTATATACATAAGGGGCAAGTTCTTCATGGGTGTCCGCCTATGATTTTACGGACATAAGGTTGCACAGAGATCGCATTTTTAGGTATAACGGAGAGTCGAATGGCGGACTTGGGCACCCCATGCCACAACGGGCCGTCGGCCCCGTGCCAGGTACGCCTCCAACTCGCAATTACGGGGAGGTATCACCGTGTTGAAGCTCATCGGGCGTTTGGCTGCAGTCGGGGCAATCGTGGGGATGGGTGTAGGGTTGGCAGGCTGTCCGCCGGTGGAACCACCGGATACGACACCGCCCAGTGCGCGCTTCAGCGCCACGCCCACCTCGGGGCTTGTTCCGTTGACCGTCGCGTTCACGGATCAATCCACGCGGGGCACGGCTTTCATCACGGAACGGCTGTGGAACTTCGGGGATGGTGGAACCAGCACGTCGCTGAATCCGACCCACACCTATGAAGCCCCCGGCTCGTACACCGTAAGCCTGTACGTCAAGACCGCCGACGGCGAAGACACCCTCACCCGTTCGGGCATGATTGCGGTTTCCGCCCCGTGTACCCAGACGGCCCTGAGCCTGAATCAACCCGCCGACGGCGCTGTGCTCCTTCTGAGCCCCGGACTGCCCGCGACGCCAATCAATTTTGGCGCGACGACCGACTGCGCCGCGGACACGGCTTCGGTGGAGTTTCTGGTGGACGGTGAAAGCCTGGGCACGGACGATGCCGCGCCCTACACGGCATCCGGCGGCAATCTGGGCGCCCTGACACCCGGCGAGCACACCTTCCGCGCGGAGGCGACCCGGGTGTTTTCGGCGGGTGACCCGCTGGTGGCCGAAGCAACGGTAACCGTGGCCGAGGCGCAGGCGAGTGACGACAGCGACGGCAACGGCCTTCCCGACAATCCCTTTGCCGTGCTGGGCAATGAGGGCGATCTCTGGCTCGCGGCGGTGCAGGAATCCGCCACGGGTTTCACACGTCAGATTGGCGTGATGCACATTGCCGCGGGCGCAAGCGGCCCCGACGCACCTCCCTTTGTGCTGGCCCTTCAGCCTGACGACGGCAATGGTTCCATCGTGCAGGTTTCCGTGCCCCGGGCGCTTCTACGCACGGGCGAAAACGCGATTCTCATTCTTGGTGTTGGCCCGGATCTGGTCACCTTGTTAGGGGATGATGAAATCTCCATGATCGCGCCATTACCGGGCGATTCGACCGGCTCCGTTCCTTTCATTGAAATCAGCCTGCTGGTCAGCTCCGATGGCGGCTTCACCTACGACGAGATCAGCGACGCCCGCGTGCAGGGCGCGCCGGTTACGCTGCGTATCCAGGGTCCCGCGGGAGCGGCGTTATCCAACTCCACCCTGTATCGCCATCCCTCCATCGTGGAGAGCGATGCGGACAGCGGCATCCGAATTCTCGGCGAACCCGGCGCCTGGCAGTCGGCACCCGCCACCAACGTGGAAGAAGGTGCAGATTTCGTAAGCCTCGATCTTACGCGCCTCTCCGTTTTTGCGGCGTTTGATGTGGCAGGTGGTGAAGGTGAAGGCGAGGGCGAGGGCGAAGGTGAAGGTGAAGGTGAAGGCGAGGGTGAAGGCGAGGGTGAGGGTGAGGGTGAGGGTGAGGGTGAGGGTGAGGGCGAGGGTGAAGGCGAAGGCGAGGGTGAAGGCGAAGGCGAGGGTGAAGGCGAAGGTGAGGGAGAAGGTGAAGGTGAGGGTACCGTCGATTTCAGCGCGTCGATTCGCTCCGAATCCATACCCATGACGGTACAGTTCAGCGATCTTTCGAATCCGGGCGCCGGCGTGATCGACTCCTGGAACTGGAACTTTGGCGACGGCGGCACGAGCACCGTGCGGCACCCCGAACATACCTACACCGTGGCGGGCTTGTACACGGTGAGTCTGACGGTCTCGATCGACGGCGTCGAAACGACGGCGTCTAAGACAGACTATATCGAAGCGCTCGCTCCGGCATCGCCCGTGGTGCGCTTCAGCCAGAAGCACGGGTTTTTCGAAGTGCCTTTCGCCCTCACACTGACGACGGAGACGCCCGGCGCGGAAATTCGCTATACCCGCGACGGCACACCGCCCACGGCGACCACCGGAACGGTATATGAAGGCCCAATCGGCATCTCTTCGACCTCGGTGATTCGCGCGGGCGCCTTTGCCACAGGCGTCGCGACTGACCGGGTACAGACCCAGTCGTATATATTCCTGAATGACGTCATCCAGCAATCCGCCGACGGAAGCACGCCCGCGGGCTGGCCGACCGGCATCGTGAATACGCAGATATTTGACTATCAGATGGACCCCGAGGTCACCGAAGACACCCGCTACGCATCGCAAATGAAGGATTCGCTGCTTTCGGTGAAGACGCTTTCCATCGTAACGGATCTGGACCACTTTGTGGATCCCGCAACGGGCATTTACACGAACGCGAACCGCCGCGGCCGGGAATGGGAGCGCCCCATCTCTCTGGAGCTCATCGATCCCGAGGGGGGCGACGATTTCCAGGTGCAGGCGGGCATCCGCATCCGGGGCGGCTGGAGCCGCCGCGGGGACAACGGCAAGCATGCGTTCCGCATGTATTTCCGGAGCGAATACGGCGACTCCCAATTGCGATTCCCCATGTTTGGCGATGAGGGTGCGGATGAATTCGACAAACTCGATCTGCGGACGAGCACGGACTACTCCTGGTCGCTCGGCGACGAAGACGGCGAGGGTCTGGGCGCGCTGAATACGCTGACGCGGGACGTGTTCTCCCGCGACACGCAGCGCGACATGGGCCAGCCCTACACGCGCAGCCGCTACTATCACCTGTACATCAACGGCGTATATTGGGGCGTATTCCAATCTCAAGAGCGCTCCGAGGAGGAATACGCGGAGACGTACTTCGGGGGCGACTCCGCCGACTACGACGTGATCAAGCGCAACAGCGAGGAAGTTGCGGGCGATGGTGTGGCCTGGACCGCGCTGTGGAACGCGTATGTGGCCGGCTTCGAGACGGATGAAAAGTACTACAAAGTGCTGGGCAAGAACGCCGACGGCACGCCCAACCCCGCCTACCCGATCCTGGTGAACGAGGAAAACCTCATCTGCTATATGCTCGTGGCCTATTACGGCGGCAATTTCGACGCGCCGGTTTCGTGGTGGTTCGACGACGACGAAGGCCTGCCGAACGCGGGCGCCAACAACATCTGGGCGATCTACAACCGGGCGAACCCGAACGGCTTCATGTATTTCTCCCACGACTCGGAGCATACGCTGCTGGCGCACCTGGCCGCGGAATTGCCCTTCCCGCAGATCGCGGCGAGCGTGGACCGCACGGGGCCCTTCCTCCACCCCCAACTTCTGGAGTATCGATACAACAATCCCCAGTCGCTCCATCAGGCGCTGACGGCGCACCCGGAGTACCGCATGGTCTTCGCGGATCTGGTGCACAAGCACTTCTTCAACGGCGGCGCCCTGACGCCCTCGAAAGCGGCGGCCCGTTTCAATGCGCGGCGCGACGAACTGGCCTCGGCCATCATCGCGGAATCGGCGCGCTGGGGCGATGCGAAGCAGGAGGACAATGAGCCGCCCCGGACGAAGGACGACAACTGGCTCCCGGTGATCAATGATATCAATGCGCGCTTTTTCCCCACGCGGACGGCGGTGGTGCTGGAGCAGTTCCGCGAGCGCGGATGGTACCCGGAACTTTCGGGCGTCCGTTTTCAGATCAACGGCGCGAATCAGCATGGCGGCGAGATCGCGCCGGGCGACCTGCTGGGCATCACCCACACCAATGACGCGGGGACGGTCTACTACACGCTGGACGGCAGCGACCCGCGCCTGCCCATCTTCGTAGATCCGGCGAACGGCCCCCAGGGTGAAGTTGCTCCGGGCGCGCTCGAATACACAGGCACGGTGCCGCTGAGTGGTACGACACGTGTCCGGGCCCGCGTGTTGCATGAGGGCCAGTGGAGCGCCCTGACGGAGGCGGTGTACGCCCCGGCGGACGCCCAGAACTCCCTGCGGATCACCGAAATCATGTATCACCCGGCGGATGCGCCGACCGGCAACCCCGAAGCGGAGTTCATTGAACTTCGGAACACCGGCGGCTCTCCCATCAATCTGGCGGGCGTCCGCTTTGCGACGGGCATCAGTTTCGAATTCCCCGCCATGGAACTCGCCGCGGGCGGGTATGTGCTCGTGGTATCGAATGAAACCGCCTTTACCGAATTCTACGGCGACGGCTTCAATATCGCCGGGGTCTATTCGGGCAAGCTGGACAACGCCGGGGAACGCCTGGAACTGGTGGACGCGCTGGGGAACCCGATCCACAATTTCCGCTATGAAGACAACTGGCACGACGTGACGGATGGCCTGGGCCACTCCCTTACCTTTGTGGATCCGTCTCTGGATCCGCTGGTGGATTGGAGCCTGGCGGTCAACTGGCTGCCCAGCAGCGTCTCGGGCGGTACGCCGGGCGCGGGCGACACCGGCACCGCGCCGGAGGCCAGCGCCATCGTGATCAACGAGCTTCTCGCCCACTCGGACAATGAGGAGCCCGATTGGATCGAGCTTCACAACACCTCCAATGCCGCGGTAAACATCAGTGGCTGGTTCCTGAGCGACGACGAGCTTTCGCTCCAGAAGTACGAGTTTCCGGAGGGCACGATTGTAGCCGCGGGCGGCTATCTCGTGGTCACCGAGAACGACGATTTCAACGACGCGGGAAATCCCGCGGCGCACACGCCTTTTGCCCTGAGCGAGGCCGGTGAGACCGTCTTTTTGAGCTCGGGCGAAGGCGGTGAGTTGACCGGCTACCGCACTCGGGAGGACTTTGGCGCCTCGCGACGCGGTGAGACCTGGGGCCGATACGAAGCGAGCGACGGGGATCGCTTCCCGATTCTCAGCGCGGCCACACTGGGCGCCGCGAATGCCGCGCCGGCGCTGGGCGACGTAATAATCACAGAGCTTTACTACGACCCCGCGTCCAACAATCAGGGCGAGGAGTTCATCGAGCTTTACAACACCACCGGAGCCGCGATCAGCCTTCAGGGGCCGGGCGCAGTCCCGTGGGCCTTCACCAATGGCGTGGACTTCAGCTTTCCGGCGGGTGCGAGTATCCCCGCGGGCGGACGGGTTATTGTGGCGAGCGACCCCGCCGCCTTCACCGCCGCCTTTGGCAATCCGGGAGTCACCGTCTTCGGGCCCTATGGCGGCCGCCTGAGCGATGGCGAATCGGTGGAACTTTCCGAGCCCGCGGAACGGAGCAGCGGCGAGGAACAGTACTTCTACCGCGTGGATCATGTGAACTACGACAATGAGAGCCCCTGGCCCGCCAGCCCCAACGGGGAGGGCGATTCACTTCAGCGCGTGAGCCTCTCCGCATTCGGAAACGATCCCGAAAGCTGGGAAGCCGCCGCGCCGACCCCGGGCGAATAGCGGAAGGATGAACTACCCAGGAATTCGACAAGCGACGGCGTGGAGCGCGGCGGTGGCGCAGCGCTTCGAGGCGAAGTATCGCGTCAGCGCGGCGCAGGCCCACGCCATACGCGAGCACATTCGTCCTTTTGTAAATCCCGACGCCCACGGGCGGGAGTATCCAGTGACGAGCATTTACCTGGATTCGCCGGATCTGGCCCTCTACTGGAGTTCAGCACGCGGCGAGGAACGGCGGCGCAAACTGCGGATTCGCACCTATGCCGGAAACAGATCCCATTGCTTCTTCGAGGTGAAACATCGCTTCAACCAGATCGTGAAGAAGGATCGGGCGGTGGTGCGGCGGAGCGCGGCGGATTCGGTGCTTGCGGGCAACCTGATCCTGCCCGAGATCTTCGAGGATCACGGCCGAGACGGGGAGAACCTTCACGAGTTCCAGGACCTCGTCATGAGTTACCGTGCGGCCCCAAAGGTTGTCGTGCGCTATATGCGCGAGGCCTATGTGGGCAAGATGGACGAGCCCCTGCGCATCACGTTTGACAGCGAGTTGACCTGCCTTCCCAGTCACCGATTCGATCCGGATGCCTGGGAGGCTTCGCCCTACTGGTTTGAGGCGCCGGGTTCGCCCATCGTGCTGGAAGTGAAATTCACGGACACCTTCCCCATCTGGGTGGAAGACCTGGTGCGGCGCCTCGACCTGCTGCGCGACTCCTTCTCCAAGTACGTCATTTGCGTGGATGCGCTCCGGGAAGAAGGCGTCGATGTGGCCCGGCTGGAAAGGTCCGGACACTGATGGACACCCTCGCCATGATGATGACTTCCGCGGCGCCGGGGCAGATCGCCCTGGATGAGGCCGTACTGGGTCTGCTGCTCTCCTTTGTGCTGGGCCAGGTGGCCGCCTGGACCTACATGTACACCCACACGGGCCTGTCCTACTCCAGCGCCTTCGTTCAGTCGATCATTCTGCTCACGGTGCTGATCGCCCTGGCCATGATGGTCATCGGGAGCAACATCGTCATCGCTTTTGGCCTCATCGGCGCGCTGGCGGTGATCCGATTCCGGAACATTCTCAAGGACACGCGCGATACGGCCTTCATCTTCTTCGCGCTTGTCACCGGCATGGCCACGGGCACGGGCAGCATCCACCTGGCCTTGCTGGGCACGGTGGCCTTCTGCCTCCTCCTGATGTATCTCCACTGGACCCACTTTGGCCAGCTCAACATGGGCGACGGCTTCGTCCGCATCCATCTCGATACGGACAAGTGCCAGCGCGCCAATGCCCAGGGCGTTTTGAACCGATACTGCAGAAATACCCATCTCATCTCCCAGCGCTTTCAAGAAAGTGGGCACGGCGAGCTGGCCTACCGGCTTATTCTGCGCGATCCCGAGCGGGCCGACGAGATGGTGAGCGAATTGAAGCGCGTGGAGGGGATTACCCACGTAACTTTCGTGCTTCATGAGGAACAGCCCCAGGTATGAGCGGCAAGACAGAACCCATCAAGACACCCCTTTCCCGATTGTTCATGCTGTGGAGGAAGCGCTTTCTCCCGGTGCTCATCTGGGGCACCGCCGTCGCCGTGGCGGTTGTGCTCGTGCAGCGCCAGCGCGTCTACGTGGATGCGGTCGGCATCGCCGAGGCGAAAACCACCTATGTGGCTCCCCTCTTCGACGGCACGGTGCAGAGCCTGGCCGTGGATGTGCTCGACGAGGTGACCGAGGGCCAGGTGGTCGCCATGATGGACGACACCCTGATTCGCTCGGAACTCCACGTGGCGGAAGCGGAACTGGGGCGGGTGCGGGCGCTGCTTGAAGCGGAGAGCGCGCGCTTCGCCCAGGAGCAGCAGATGAACGAAACCTCGGCCCAGGACGACCTTCGCCGCTTCCAGCTTAATGAGGAACAGGCGCGCCTGAACCACCTGGATCGCGTCATCCAGCACGAGACCGATAAAGTGGACCTTGAGCGCCTCGCGGTGCAGCTTAAACGGCAGGAAGAGATGCTCAAGCAGCACCTCCTCGAACCCGCGGTGGTGGACGAAACCCGGCTGGCCTATACCGCCCTCAAGACGAAAGTGGACCAGGACGTGAACGCCATCGCGCTGGCGGAGCAAAATATCGCGGCGGCCGCGGGACGGAGCGAGACGCGGAGCGGCGAAGAACCCGTGCCCGCGCCGACGGACGCGGTGCTGCGTTCGCTCCAGGCGGATATTGCCGCGCAACAGGCCATCGTGGCCGAGGTGCAGGAGCGCCGCCAGGCCCTGGCCCTGAAGGCCCCGGTTGCGGGGCAGATCGCCTTGATCGCGAAGCGCCCCGGTGAATCGATGCTGGCGGGTGATCCCATTCTGACCATCGTGGGCGCGGGCGCAAACCGTGTCACGGCGTACGTGGACGAGCGGGCCGCCACGGCATTCAAGGTGGGTGATGCGGTGGAGCTCCATTCCCGAACCCATCCAAGCACGGTGACACGGGGCACGATCCTCAAGGTGGGCGCCTACATCGAGCCCTTTCCCCTGCGACTGCAGATGAGTCCCGTAATCCTGCAGCACGGATTTCAGGTGCTGGTGGGCGCGCTGCCGGACAACATCTTCCGCCCCGGTGAAACGCTGGATCTCCGGCTGCGCTCGGTGCCGTAGCATCTATTTCGCCGTGTATCCCCCGTCCACCGGGATATTCGCGCCGGTGATATAGCGGGAAGCATCGCTTGCGAGAAACACCACGCTGCCCATGAGGTCCGAGGCGTTCGCCATACGCCCCAGGCAGGTCCGCTCGTTGTACTGGCGCACGAATTGTTCCGGGTGATTCTCCGTCTGAAAGCCGCCGGGTGAGAGGCAATTGCAGCGGACGTTCTTCGCGCCATAATAGCTCGCGATGAAGCGGGTGTAGTTGATCATGCCGCCCTTGTGAAAGAAATAGTCGGGGTACCAACCGCTCATGTTTGTACCCGCGTAGTTTGCGGGCTCCGGGCCGATCATGCCCTGCATCGATCCGATATTGATAATGGAGCCGCAACCCCGTTCCGCCATGGCGTCGCCGAAGGCCCGCGTGATCACGAAGAGGCCCGTGGCATTGACCCGCATGCTCAGATCGAAGTTTGCGGCGTCATCCTGGTACGCGCCTTTCATCGGGCGCAGCACCGCATTGTTCACGAGCACATCGACCGACTCACGTTCTTCGAGGATCGAATCGCGCAATGCGAGAATCGATGCTTCATCGCCCTGATCCAGCGCGCGCGGTTGAATTTCGAGACCCTCCGCGGCGAAGCTCGCTGCGAGTTCCTTCAGGGAATCTACATTGCGCGAGGCCACGAAGGTGTGGGCTCCCGCCTCGGCCATGGCGCGGACGATCTGTTTGCCCACAATGCCCGCACCACCGGTGACGAGGGCGGTCTTGCCCGCGAGAGAAAAAGTGTCGAGAATGTTCATGATAACTTCCTTCTATTGAAGCGTGGACCGAGTGGACTAAGTGGACACTCTCCGGTCGATTCTTAATTCACCATTCACTATTCTCAATTCAGTCGCAGGCCTGCCGCGATAGCGCCCGCGTCGAGAAAACCCTGGCGTAGCGAAGTCACATCCGCTGCCGGATTGAAGTACCGGTAGCCCATGTCCACAAAGCTCTGGAGCATCGAGGCCGGCCCGACCGTGCCCGCGAACTTTCCGTGTTTCAACGCTGCGTCCGCCACGCGTTTGTATCCCTCTTGCACCAGCGGATGGTTCAGATTCCCGGCATCACCAATCGCGTGGCTGTAGTCTCCGGGCCCGAAGAAAATCATGTCGATACCCTCGACGGCGGAAATCCCGTCGATCTCTTCCATCGCTTCGGGATCTTCGATCTGTACGATGACCATGCGTTCGC
This window contains:
- a CDS encoding lamin tail domain-containing protein, which codes for MLKLIGRLAAVGAIVGMGVGLAGCPPVEPPDTTPPSARFSATPTSGLVPLTVAFTDQSTRGTAFITERLWNFGDGGTSTSLNPTHTYEAPGSYTVSLYVKTADGEDTLTRSGMIAVSAPCTQTALSLNQPADGAVLLLSPGLPATPINFGATTDCAADTASVEFLVDGESLGTDDAAPYTASGGNLGALTPGEHTFRAEATRVFSAGDPLVAEATVTVAEAQASDDSDGNGLPDNPFAVLGNEGDLWLAAVQESATGFTRQIGVMHIAAGASGPDAPPFVLALQPDDGNGSIVQVSVPRALLRTGENAILILGVGPDLVTLLGDDEISMIAPLPGDSTGSVPFIEISLLVSSDGGFTYDEISDARVQGAPVTLRIQGPAGAALSNSTLYRHPSIVESDADSGIRILGEPGAWQSAPATNVEEGADFVSLDLTRLSVFAAFDVAGGEGEGEGEGEGEGEGEGEGEGEGEGEGEGEGEGEGEGEGEGEGEGEGEGEGEGEGEGEGEGTVDFSASIRSESIPMTVQFSDLSNPGAGVIDSWNWNFGDGGTSTVRHPEHTYTVAGLYTVSLTVSIDGVETTASKTDYIEALAPASPVVRFSQKHGFFEVPFALTLTTETPGAEIRYTRDGTPPTATTGTVYEGPIGISSTSVIRAGAFATGVATDRVQTQSYIFLNDVIQQSADGSTPAGWPTGIVNTQIFDYQMDPEVTEDTRYASQMKDSLLSVKTLSIVTDLDHFVDPATGIYTNANRRGREWERPISLELIDPEGGDDFQVQAGIRIRGGWSRRGDNGKHAFRMYFRSEYGDSQLRFPMFGDEGADEFDKLDLRTSTDYSWSLGDEDGEGLGALNTLTRDVFSRDTQRDMGQPYTRSRYYHLYINGVYWGVFQSQERSEEEYAETYFGGDSADYDVIKRNSEEVAGDGVAWTALWNAYVAGFETDEKYYKVLGKNADGTPNPAYPILVNEENLICYMLVAYYGGNFDAPVSWWFDDDEGLPNAGANNIWAIYNRANPNGFMYFSHDSEHTLLAHLAAELPFPQIAASVDRTGPFLHPQLLEYRYNNPQSLHQALTAHPEYRMVFADLVHKHFFNGGALTPSKAAARFNARRDELASAIIAESARWGDAKQEDNEPPRTKDDNWLPVINDINARFFPTRTAVVLEQFRERGWYPELSGVRFQINGANQHGGEIAPGDLLGITHTNDAGTVYYTLDGSDPRLPIFVDPANGPQGEVAPGALEYTGTVPLSGTTRVRARVLHEGQWSALTEAVYAPADAQNSLRITEIMYHPADAPTGNPEAEFIELRNTGGSPINLAGVRFATGISFEFPAMELAAGGYVLVVSNETAFTEFYGDGFNIAGVYSGKLDNAGERLELVDALGNPIHNFRYEDNWHDVTDGLGHSLTFVDPSLDPLVDWSLAVNWLPSSVSGGTPGAGDTGTAPEASAIVINELLAHSDNEEPDWIELHNTSNAAVNISGWFLSDDELSLQKYEFPEGTIVAAGGYLVVTENDDFNDAGNPAAHTPFALSEAGETVFLSSGEGGELTGYRTREDFGASRRGETWGRYEASDGDRFPILSAATLGAANAAPALGDVIITELYYDPASNNQGEEFIELYNTTGAAISLQGPGAVPWAFTNGVDFSFPAGASIPAGGRVIVASDPAAFTAAFGNPGVTVFGPYGGRLSDGESVELSEPAERSSGEEQYFYRVDHVNYDNESPWPASPNGEGDSLQRVSLSAFGNDPESWEAAAPTPGE
- a CDS encoding polyphosphate polymerase domain-containing protein, whose protein sequence is MNYPGIRQATAWSAAVAQRFEAKYRVSAAQAHAIREHIRPFVNPDAHGREYPVTSIYLDSPDLALYWSSARGEERRRKLRIRTYAGNRSHCFFEVKHRFNQIVKKDRAVVRRSAADSVLAGNLILPEIFEDHGRDGENLHEFQDLVMSYRAAPKVVVRYMREAYVGKMDEPLRITFDSELTCLPSHRFDPDAWEASPYWFEAPGSPIVLEVKFTDTFPIWVEDLVRRLDLLRDSFSKYVICVDALREEGVDVARLERSGH
- a CDS encoding DUF4956 domain-containing protein: MDTLAMMMTSAAPGQIALDEAVLGLLLSFVLGQVAAWTYMYTHTGLSYSSAFVQSIILLTVLIALAMMVIGSNIVIAFGLIGALAVIRFRNILKDTRDTAFIFFALVTGMATGTGSIHLALLGTVAFCLLLMYLHWTHFGQLNMGDGFVRIHLDTDKCQRANAQGVLNRYCRNTHLISQRFQESGHGELAYRLILRDPERADEMVSELKRVEGITHVTFVLHEEQPQV
- a CDS encoding HlyD family efflux transporter periplasmic adaptor subunit; protein product: MSGKTEPIKTPLSRLFMLWRKRFLPVLIWGTAVAVAVVLVQRQRVYVDAVGIAEAKTTYVAPLFDGTVQSLAVDVLDEVTEGQVVAMMDDTLIRSELHVAEAELGRVRALLEAESARFAQEQQMNETSAQDDLRRFQLNEEQARLNHLDRVIQHETDKVDLERLAVQLKRQEEMLKQHLLEPAVVDETRLAYTALKTKVDQDVNAIALAEQNIAAAAGRSETRSGEEPVPAPTDAVLRSLQADIAAQQAIVAEVQERRQALALKAPVAGQIALIAKRPGESMLAGDPILTIVGAGANRVTAYVDERAATAFKVGDAVELHSRTHPSTVTRGTILKVGAYIEPFPLRLQMSPVILQHGFQVLVGALPDNIFRPGETLDLRLRSVP
- a CDS encoding SDR family oxidoreductase is translated as MNILDTFSLAGKTALVTGGAGIVGKQIVRAMAEAGAHTFVASRNVDSLKELAASFAAEGLEIQPRALDQGDEASILALRDSILEERESVDVLVNNAVLRPMKGAYQDDAANFDLSMRVNATGLFVITRAFGDAMAERGCGSIINIGSMQGMIGPEPANYAGTNMSGWYPDYFFHKGGMINYTRFIASYYGAKNVRCNCLSPGGFQTENHPEQFVRQYNERTCLGRMANASDLMGSVVFLASDASRYITGANIPVDGGYTAK